One window of the Colletotrichum destructivum chromosome 4, complete sequence genome contains the following:
- a CDS encoding Putative LSM domain superfamily, FDF domain, lsm14-like, DFDF domain-containing protein — MSEFLGSRISLISKSDIRYVGVLHEINSDESTVSLENVRSFGTEGRRNRPEEEIAPSDQVYDYIIFRGSDVKDLRIEDHPGIKENKPPAMPEDPAIVNARPRPGQGPNNQPPPAPGFGQPPFQNNFYPPPGPWGPAPGRGGPGGPGGPPGAGMGGMPYPPPPGWFPPGPPGQGFPPGPDQWNNYNNYPPGPRGPPGPPGPLGPGGAPGQAPENRGTPGPQDVKPPPVGPAGDKQKPATPAAQSAQSEPKPAPPPGFQQAPAPTPPVESKPSAAEVKATAASLNTTGPSKPVELPVPTGPKTAARVQPAVPLAGSMPKAFPVPISDSNAIQAVSKSAAGPTAASVRDATEAAKAAVALAMANMNAGNATVPTAPQGNGNAMDNLTKKVNEMRVNAARTTQPGGGRGRGRGGRQGQTKVDVPDADFDFAQANAKFNKDDLVKEAIAGSPLGETPNNGPVVEAPVPEVTGANPPVAYNKTRSFFDNISSEAKDRADNNGQKPGGREWRGEEQRKNMETFGQGSVDGGYRGYRGRGRGRGRGGYGGRGGRGGGFRGRGGQGAAASPAAN, encoded by the exons ATGTCAGAATTCTTAGG ATCCCGCATCTCTCTCATCTCCAAGAGCGACATTCG ATATGTCGGCGTTCTCCACGAGATCAACTCTGACGAGTCGACCGTCTCACTCGAGAATGTTCGCTCTTTCGGTACAGAAGGTCGAAGGAACAGACCCGAAGAAGAGATAGCACCCTCCGACCAGGTTTACGACTACATCATCTTCCGTGGCAGCGATGTGAAGGACCTGAGGATCGAGGACCACCCGGGCATCAAGGAGAACAAGCCTCCTGCGATGCCCGAGGACccggccatcgtcaac GCCCGCCCTCGTCCTGGTCAGGGACCCAACAACCAGCCGCCTCCGGCACCTGGCTTCGGCCAGCCTCCCTTCCAGAACAACTTCTACCCTCCTCCGGGTCCGTGGGGCCCTGCTCCTGGCCGCGGCGGTCCTGGTGGCCCTGGCGGCCCTCCTGGTGCTGGAATGGGTGGCATGCCGtaccctcctcctcccggaTGGTTCCCCCCCGGTCCTCCTGGCCAAGGCTTTCCTCCTGGCCCCGATCAGTGGAACAACTACAACAACTACCCTCCAGGACCTCGTGGGCCTCCTGGCCCCCCTGGACCCCTGGGCCCCGGTGGTGCACCCGGCCAGGCTCCGGAGAACCGTGGCACCCCCGGTCCCCAAGATGTGAAGCCTCCGCCGGTTGGCCCTGCTGGTGACAAGCAGAAGCCTGCCACACCGGCCGCCCAGAGCGCTCAGAGCGAGCCCAAGCCAGCTCCCCCTCCTGGCTTCCAGCAAGCACCTGCACCGACGCCTCCTGTCGAGTCGAAGCCTTCGGCTGCAGAAGTCAAGGCCACCGCCGCTTCCCTGAACACAACCGGTCCCTCGAAGCCTGTCGAGCTTCCTGTACCCACGGGTCCGAAGACCGCTGCTCGTGTCCAACCGGCCGTTCCTCTGGCTGGATCGATGCCCAAGGCATTTCCCGTTCCCATCAGTGACAGTAACGCCATCCAAGCCGTATCCAAGTCTGCCGCCGGCCCGACTGCTGCCAGTGTACGGGATGCGACTGAGGCCGCGAAGGCAGCCGTTGCTTTGGCCATGGCTAATATGAACGCCGGCAACGCGACTGTTCCTACTGCGCCCCAGGGCAACGGCAACGCGATGGACAACTTGACAAAGAAGGTCAACGAGATGAGGGTCAACGCTGCCCGGACCACTCAGCCCGGAGGtggtcgcggccgaggccgtggcgGCAGACAAGGTCAGACCAAGGTTGACGTCCCTGACGCGGACTTTGATTTCGCCCAGGCCAACGCGAAGTTCAACAAGGACGACTTGGTCAAGGAAGCTATTGCAGGCTCGCCTTTGGGCGAGACTCCCAACAACGGTCCTGTCGTCGAAGCCCCTGTTCCCGAAGTGACTGGCGCAAACCCCCCCGTCGCCTACAACAAGACGCGGTCGTTCTTTGACAACATCTCGAGTGAAGCCAAGGACCGTGCAGACAATAACGGCCAGAAGCCTGGTGGTCGCGAATGGCGTGGCGAAGAGCAGCGCAAGAACATGGAGACCTTCGGCCAAGGTAGTGTCGATGGCGGCTACCGGGGTTACCGAGGCAGAggtcgcggccgaggtcgaggaggctATGGTGgtcgcggcggacgaggcggcggatTCCGAGGCCGCGGTGGCCAAGGCGCTGCCGCGTCTCCGGCCGCAAATTAG
- a CDS encoding Putative heavy metal-associated domain, HMA, heavy-metal-associated, with protein sequence MSEHTYKFNVSMSCGGCSGAVDRVLKKLDGVKSYEVSLESQTATVVAEESLPYEKVLQTIAKTGKKVNSGSADGVEQSVEVTA encoded by the exons ATGTCTGAGCACACTTACAAGTTCAACGTCAGCATGagctgcggcggctgctcCGGTGCCGTCGACCGTGTCCTGAAGAAGCTTGACG GTGTCAAGTCCTACGAGGTCTCTCTCGAGAGCCAGACCGCCACTGTCGTCGCTGAGGAGAGCCTGCCGTACGAGAAGGTCCTCCAGACCATCGCCAAGACGGGCAAGAAGGTCAACTCTGgcagcgccgacggcgtcgagcagaGCGTCGAGGTCACCGCATAA
- a CDS encoding Putative acyl-CoA N-acyltransferase: MGTPFVSLLEPTGLDAYIRGVPHDEQPAAIPKEFCDAMEVREAVFVEEQKVPAENEFDADDSRACHWIAYASVNKVVEQEVVDAAGNIVKPRRSSTRSTPIGTIRLVPFPHAPHPKNGGVYWDGVLKEGPDAEGANFAPAAHERANANANASPVNGQAETAAEHVGGERRLSAIKVFAPDRATELHDGKEPYVKLGRLAVVREFRGHRIARLLVTTALAWLRTHPSYFDPSIKEMGLEQIGAASAEEVPKWKGLVCVHAQAAVVGAWEKFGFQVDEGMGTWWEEGIEHKGMFLRLDVGERTPIF; encoded by the coding sequence ATGGGAACACCTTtcgtctccctcctcgagcCGACCGGGCTAGATGCCTATATTCGTGGCGTGCCACATGACGagcagccggcggcgatccCCAAAGAGTTCTGCGACGCCATGGAGGTGcgcgaggccgtcttcgTAGAGGAGCAGAAGGTGCCCGCCGAGAACGAgttcgacgccgatgacAGCCGCGCCTGTCACTGGATTGCGTACGCATCCgtcaacaaggtcgtcgagcaggaggtcgtcgacgccgccggcaacatCGTCAAGCCCCGCCGCAGTAGCACCCGCAGCACCCCCATCGGCACCATCCGCCTCGTGCCCTTCCCCCACGCCCCGCACCCCAAGAACGGCGGTGTCTACTGGGACGGCGTGCTCAAAGAGGGGCCGGACGCCGAAGGGGCCAATTTTGCGCCGGCGGCCCACGAGAGGGCGAACGCGAACGCGAACGCGAGCCCGGTTAACGGAcaggccgagacggccgcggagcacgtcggcggcgagagacGGCTGTCCGCGATCAAGGTCTTTGCGCCGGATCGCGCGACAGAACTGCATGACGGCAAGGAGCCCTACGTCAAGCTTGGCCGGCTGGCCGTGGTTCGGGAGTTTAGGGGCCACCGAATCGCGAGGCTgctggtgacgacggcgctcgCATGGCTGCGGACGCACCCGAGCTACTTTGACCCCAGCATCAAGGAGATGGGCCTCGAGCAGATCGGCGCCGCGAGCGCCGAGGAGGTACCCAAGTGGAAGGGCCTCGTGTGTGTGCACGcgcaggccgccgtcgtgggcgcCTGGGAGAAGTTTGGgttccaggtcgacgagggcatgGGGACCtggtgggaggagggcaTTGAGCACAAGGGCATGTTCTTGCGGTTGGATGTCGGGGAGAGGACACCTATTTTCTGA
- a CDS encoding Putative small ribosomal subunit protein uS7 — protein MSDGGDIEVENVGSYDVLPKDVVKEVGNVKLFNKWDYDVEVRDISLTDYISLRNPVYVTHSAGRYAVKRFRKANCPIIERLTNSLMMHGRNNGKKLMAVRIVAHAFEIIHLMTDQNPIQIAVDAIVNCGPREDSTRIGSAGTVRRQAVDVSPLRRVNQAISLLTTGAREASFRNVKSIAECLAEELINAAKGSSNSYAIKKKDELERVAKSNR, from the exons ATGTCTGACGGCGGCGATatcgaggtcgagaacgTGGGCTCCTACGATGTCCTCCCCaaggacgtcgtcaaggaggtcgGCAACGTCAAGCTTTTCAACAAGTGGGATTACGATGTTGAGGTCCGGGACATCTCTCTGAC TGACTACATCTCCCTCCGCAACCCCGTCTATGTCACCCACTCCGCTGGCCGCTATGCTGTCAAGCGCTTCCGCAAGGCCAACTGCCCCATCATTGAGCGTCTCACCAACTCGCTCATGATGCACGGCCGCAACAACGGAAAGAAGCTCATGGCTGTCCGCATCGTTGCCCACGCCTTCGAGATC ATCCACCTGATGACCGACCAGAACCCCATCCagatcgccgtcgacgccatcgtcaactGCGGTCCCCGCGAAGACTCTACCCGTATTGGTTCCGCCGGTACCGTCCGTCGCCAGGCCGTCGATGTCTCCCCTCTGCGCCGCGTCAACCAGgccatctccctcctcaCCACCGGTGCTCGCGAGGCCTCTTTCCGCAACGTCAAGTCCATCGCCGAGTGCTTGGCTGAGGAGCTGatcaacgccgccaagggcagcagcaactCGTACgccatcaagaagaaggacgagctGGAGCGTGTCGCCAAGTCCAACCGGTAA
- a CDS encoding Putative small ribosomal subunit protein eS25, producing MRTRTPIHHCASNVALSKGKVKDKAQHAVILDKTTSDKLYKDVQSYRLVTVAVLVDRLKINGSLARRCLADLEEKGIIKPIVQHSKMKIYTRAVGGTD from the exons ATGAGAACGAGAACACCGATCCATCATTGTGCCTCAAACGTCGCTTT GTCCAAGGGAAAGGTCAAGGACAAGGCCCAGcacgccgtcatcctcgacaagaCCACCTCCGACAAGCTCTACAAGGATGTTCAGTCCTACCGCCTGGTGACCGTTGCCGTCCTGGTCGACCGTCTCAAGATCAACGGCTCCCTCGCCCGGAGATGtcttgccgacctcgaggagaagggcatcaTCAAGCCCATTGTCCAGCACAGCAAGATGAAGATCTACA CCCGTGCCGTCGGTGGTACTGACTAA
- a CDS encoding Putative aspartic peptidase A1 family, aspartic peptidase, active, whose amino-acid sequence MLPPLLVPLLWLAMAYAVPTGPTTSGPAPGTFQRSTLTVPVHANPDYVSGGAALTAVYERWNMPVPDALARHTLTRRSGYYCKSTGSYWLTDIFVGNPENPQKIPVIIDTATSDFWLMTTDTQFGDKAPNGVPTLYDPSKSTTSQEILGATWSSSYGPSILSGQGPIEATDHLTIADGVTNSGKVYLDTVRFGLLTDNHRFNIVNATVQSVVKVDQRWAVEPKVSGVLGLAKNRPSSVQPRMPSMFDRLKPELHFEWIGIDLRHNSDKGFFSFGYSMGTADINEKPMDDDDDWSFLVTKTRLSTMSGGVWYKYAQPFVATVDTGSSFLLLPSSLVVKYYSEIPDSAFDPDLQHYIFPCSLASGIPDFQFITAGGYLGTVPRDHVNLGPVPGNTEKCYGGIQKSTDGQRAIFGGVALKNMYVQLNYGTQGSYVGFGDKGSLDVCSTTSVCDT is encoded by the exons AtgctccctcctctcctcgtACCGCTGCTCTGGTTGGCAATGGCGTACGCCGTCCCGACTGGCCCCACAACATCCGGGCCTGCGCCCGGAACTTTCCAGCGCAGTACCCTTACGGTACCGGTCCATGCCAACCCGGACTACGTCTCGGGCGGGGCCGCTCTCACGGCCGTCTATGAGAGGTGGAACATGCCCGTCCCGGATGCCCTTGCAAGACACACACTGACCCGGCGCTCTGGATACTACTGCAA AAGCACGGGCAGCTACTGGCTGACCGACATCTTCGTCGGGAACCCCGAAAACCCCCAAAAGATACCAGTCATCATCGACACGGCCACTTCCGACTT CTGGCTGATGACTACTGACACCCAGTTTGGCGACAAAGCGCCTAACGGTGTGCCGACGCTGTATGACCCCTCAAAGTCGACAACGAGCCAGGAAATTCTCGGCGCTACTTGGTCATCTTCATACGGTCCGTCCATTCTCAGCGGCCAGGGTCCTATTGAAGCGACTGACCACCTCACCATAGCGGATGGTGTCACCAATTCGGGCAAGGTGTACTTGGACACTGTCCGCTTCGGCCTCCTGACAGACAACCACCGCTTCAACATCGTCAACGCTACAGTCCAATCTGTCGTAAAAGTTGACCAACGTTGGGCGGTTGAGCCCAAGGTCAGTGGCGTACTGGGACTTGCGAAAAACCGCCCATCGAGCGTCCAGCCAAGAATGCCATCCATGTTCGACCGTCTCAAGCCGGAGCTGCATTTCGAATGGATTGGTATCGACCTGCGGCACAACTCGGACAAGGgattcttctccttcggGTACTCCATGGGAACCGCCGACATCAACGAAAAGCCCatggatgacgacgacgattgGAGTTTCCTGGTCACCAAGACTCGCTTGAGTACCATGAGTGGCGGAGTGTGGTATAAATATGCGCAGCCTTTCGTTGCAACCGTCGATACAGGCAGCAGCTTCTTGTTACTACCATCATCACTGGTAGTCAAGTACTACTCTGAGATTCCCGACTCGGCCTTTGACCCAGACCTGCAACACTACATCTTTCCGTGCTCCTTGGCATCTGGGATCCCCGACTTCCAGTTCATAACTGCAGGCGGTTACCTTGGGACCGTTCCGAGGGACCACGTCAACCTCGGACCCGTGCCCGGCAATACCGAAAAATGCTACGGCGGCATCCAGAAAAGTACTGACGGCCAACGTGCCATATTCGGTGGGGTGGCGCTCAAGAACATGTATGTTCAGCTGAACTATGGCACACAAGGCAGCTATGTCGGCTTTGGCGACAAGGGATCCCTCGATGTgtgctcgacgacatcggTTTGTGACACGTAA